Proteins co-encoded in one Bacillus infantis NRRL B-14911 genomic window:
- a CDS encoding ABC transporter permease encodes MKNKTGVLLGRLMRNILRSPDTIVTVAITPITMMLLFVYVFGGAIETGTENYVNYLLPGILLITIASGVAYTSLRLFNDVKSGLMARFVTMPIKRSSILWAHVLTSLVSNALAIVVVILVAFIMGFRPDANIFDWLAAGGILLLFTLALTWLAVIPGLTADSMEGATAYSYPLIFLPFISSAFVPTETMPKVVRVFAENQPVTSIVNSVRALFYNGAVGSGIWTALAWCLGIMIIAYFIASKVFKRQLE; translated from the coding sequence ATGAAAAATAAAACTGGGGTACTGCTGGGACGATTAATGCGCAATATCTTGCGCAGCCCGGACACAATCGTCACGGTAGCCATTACGCCGATTACGATGATGCTGCTGTTTGTTTACGTATTTGGCGGTGCTATTGAAACGGGCACGGAGAACTACGTGAATTATTTACTGCCTGGAATCTTGCTGATCACGATCGCGTCCGGCGTCGCTTACACATCCTTGAGGCTCTTTAATGATGTAAAGAGCGGGCTGATGGCCCGTTTCGTTACCATGCCCATTAAGCGCTCATCTATATTGTGGGCTCATGTGCTGACCTCGCTTGTTTCCAATGCACTTGCTATTGTGGTGGTAATCCTCGTCGCATTCATAATGGGCTTTCGTCCGGATGCTAATATCTTCGATTGGCTCGCGGCGGGTGGGATTCTCCTGCTGTTTACGCTGGCGCTGACATGGCTGGCGGTAATTCCGGGGTTGACTGCCGATTCAATGGAAGGGGCTACAGCATACTCCTACCCGTTGATATTTCTCCCATTTATCAGTTCGGCTTTTGTTCCCACTGAAACCATGCCTAAAGTTGTTCGGGTATTTGCTGAGAACCAGCCAGTGACTTCCATCGTCAATTCAGTTCGTGCCCTCTTCTATAATGGGGCTGTCGGCAGCGGTATCTGGACAGCACTTGCCTGGTGCCTTGGCATTATGATCATTGCTTATTTTATTGCCAGTAAGGTATTTAAACGCCAGTTGGAGTAA
- a CDS encoding DUF1048 domain-containing protein — protein sequence MSIFEKIIGSLDDKREWKAMEARAKALPSEYSAAYKAIQKYMWTAGGGPTDWKGTNRIFTGILDLFEEGAAEGKKVTDLTGEDVAAFCDELVKDEKTWNDKYRKKLNDTIGRG from the coding sequence ATGAGTATTTTTGAAAAAATCATCGGCAGCCTGGATGACAAGCGGGAATGGAAAGCGATGGAGGCGCGTGCGAAGGCACTTCCAAGCGAGTACTCTGCCGCGTATAAAGCGATCCAGAAATATATGTGGACGGCTGGAGGCGGTCCGACTGATTGGAAAGGCACGAATCGCATCTTCACCGGCATCCTGGACCTTTTTGAGGAAGGGGCAGCGGAAGGCAAGAAAGTCACTGATCTGACGGGCGAGGATGTTGCTGCTTTCTGTGATGAGCTGGTGAAGGATGAGAAAACCTGGAATGACAAATATCGTAAGAAGCTGAATGATACCATCGGCCGCGGATAG
- a CDS encoding Type 1 glutamine amidotransferase-like domain-containing protein has translation MKFLLTSGGVNNKSINDALVDMLGKPVADSTALCIPTAMYGHPWVGPGVKAWEFISGSPGNSMVDLGWKSIGVLELTALPSIDEDRWVPLVRETDVLLVSGGDALYLSHWMQQSGLADLLPSLQSVYVGMSAGSMVMAPNIGEYFVGWTPPDGGDAALGLVEFAMFPHLDHEMLPGNTMAAAEKWAAGMKGSAYAMDDQTAIKVVDGAVEVVSEGQWMLFSN, from the coding sequence ATGAAGTTTCTGCTTACTTCTGGCGGCGTTAATAATAAGAGCATAAACGATGCACTTGTCGATATGCTGGGCAAACCGGTCGCTGACTCAACGGCCTTATGCATCCCAACCGCCATGTATGGGCACCCCTGGGTCGGCCCCGGTGTCAAAGCCTGGGAGTTCATCAGCGGAAGTCCCGGTAATTCCATGGTCGATCTGGGCTGGAAGTCGATCGGTGTGCTGGAGCTCACAGCTCTCCCAAGCATCGATGAAGACCGCTGGGTGCCGCTTGTCAGGGAGACGGACGTCCTGCTGGTGTCAGGAGGGGACGCCCTCTACCTTAGCCACTGGATGCAGCAGTCAGGACTGGCAGACCTTTTGCCGTCCCTGCAGTCAGTCTATGTTGGGATGAGTGCCGGAAGCATGGTGATGGCACCTAACATCGGGGAATACTTTGTAGGCTGGACTCCGCCCGACGGTGGTGATGCCGCGCTTGGACTGGTCGAATTTGCAATGTTTCCGCATCTGGACCACGAGATGCTTCCGGGAAACACCATGGCTGCCGCAGAGAAATGGGCCGCCGGGATGAAGGGGTCAGCTTATGCAATGGATGATCAAACGGCCATCAAAGTGGTTGACGGAGCAGTAGAAGTTGTTTCCGAAGGGCAGTGGATGCTGTTTTCTAATTGA
- a CDS encoding PadR family transcriptional regulator — protein sequence MENITEMLKGVLEGCVLEIISRGETYGYEITQQLRQLGFTDVVEGTVYTITMRLEKNNLVDIEKKPSTVGPPRKFYTLNAAGREKLKAFWEKWAFVSGKIDELKTKQIKKENAK from the coding sequence TTGGAAAATATCACGGAAATGCTGAAAGGAGTGCTTGAGGGCTGTGTGCTTGAGATCATCAGCCGCGGCGAAACATATGGTTATGAAATCACGCAGCAGCTCCGGCAGCTCGGCTTCACTGATGTGGTTGAAGGGACTGTGTACACCATTACCATGCGGCTGGAGAAAAACAATCTGGTGGATATCGAGAAAAAGCCCTCCACTGTGGGACCGCCGAGAAAGTTCTACACCCTAAACGCAGCTGGCCGGGAAAAACTCAAAGCCTTTTGGGAAAAATGGGCCTTTGTCTCGGGCAAAATTGACGAACTGAAAACTAAACAAATCAAAAAGGAGAATGCGAAATGA
- a CDS encoding VOC family protein: MIKSMYPYLVMNGNGQEAVSFYKDALNAEVVSVQTFGDMPDNPEFPSPPEVKDRVLNAHLKAGNMDLMLSDTFPGQPYQIGSQVTIALIVDELEQTKGIFAKLQDGGKVDMPLQETFWSPLYGQVSDKFGVMWQISAAAKDY; this comes from the coding sequence ATGATTAAGTCGATGTATCCGTACTTAGTAATGAACGGGAATGGTCAAGAGGCAGTGAGTTTTTACAAAGATGCTTTAAATGCAGAAGTGGTTTCCGTCCAGACGTTTGGCGATATGCCTGACAACCCGGAATTCCCTTCCCCGCCTGAAGTAAAGGACCGAGTACTGAACGCTCACCTGAAGGCAGGGAATATGGATTTAATGCTTTCTGACACATTTCCTGGCCAGCCTTACCAAATTGGTTCCCAGGTGACGATTGCTCTTATCGTAGATGAATTAGAGCAGACGAAGGGGATATTCGCTAAGCTTCAGGATGGCGGGAAAGTGGACATGCCGCTCCAGGAGACTTTTTGGAGCCCTTTATATGGGCAGGTTAGTGATAAATTTGGTGTGATGTGGCAGATTTCTGCTGCGGCTAAGGACTACTAA
- a CDS encoding DUF3231 family protein: protein METSDHSTRLSSSELANLWSQYINDSLSHCVFRYFLNHVQDKDITQVLQYALELTERHMQKVEGFLKKENYPTPKGFTDEDVTVEAPALFTDTYMIVYLHIMAVHGLTRYAGAIGNIVAEEQRKYFIGVISETLELYDRATKTLVDKGIISKPPAFNNHQKVEFVKKQSFMTGWLGKRRPISAVEVSGTYLNLQKTMTKIVLELGFSQVARSKDVKKFMERARALCNDHFKILSSMMTEDNLHVPRTFESEVTDSTIPPFSDKLMMYHIASLISSAIGYYGEAMAISQRRDLAADYARMITGIGVLAEDGMNILIENGWMEQPPLATDHEDLAKNRR from the coding sequence GTGGAAACCAGTGATCATAGCACGAGACTAAGTTCATCGGAACTGGCAAACCTTTGGAGTCAATATATAAATGACAGCTTATCTCACTGTGTGTTTCGTTATTTTCTTAATCATGTACAAGATAAAGACATTACTCAGGTACTGCAGTATGCCCTTGAATTAACGGAAAGGCATATGCAAAAGGTTGAAGGATTTCTTAAAAAAGAAAATTATCCAACACCTAAGGGTTTTACTGATGAAGATGTTACAGTGGAAGCACCCGCTTTATTTACAGACACCTATATGATTGTTTATCTGCATATTATGGCTGTTCATGGATTGACCAGATACGCAGGGGCAATCGGCAATATTGTGGCAGAGGAGCAGCGGAAATATTTTATTGGTGTGATTTCTGAAACCTTGGAATTGTATGACCGGGCTACCAAGACCCTTGTAGATAAAGGGATAATCAGCAAACCGCCTGCTTTTAACAACCATCAGAAAGTCGAATTCGTTAAGAAGCAAAGTTTTATGACAGGCTGGTTAGGAAAACGAAGACCTATAAGTGCAGTGGAAGTAAGCGGTACCTATCTCAATCTGCAGAAAACCATGACAAAGATTGTTCTGGAATTAGGATTCAGTCAAGTTGCCAGATCGAAAGATGTTAAAAAGTTCATGGAAAGGGCGAGGGCGCTCTGCAACGACCACTTTAAAATCTTATCTTCCATGATGACTGAAGATAACCTGCATGTTCCCAGGACATTTGAGTCTGAGGTAACCGATTCAACGATCCCTCCTTTTTCCGATAAGCTTATGATGTATCATATAGCATCGCTCATCTCTTCTGCCATCGGTTATTATGGCGAGGCAATGGCAATCAGCCAGCGAAGGGATCTTGCAGCTGATTACGCAAGAATGATAACAGGAATTGGAGTGTTAGCTGAAGACGGCATGAACATATTAATAGAAAATGGGTGGATGGAACAGCCTCCTCTAGCAACAGATCATGAAGACCTGGCAAAAAATAGAAGATAA
- a CDS encoding MFS transporter, with the protein MAKKSMMGTSIGNAMEWFDFGIYSFLAVTMGRVFFPEIDPSFQLIYAFATFAVAFIARPLGGMFFGMLGDRIGRKNVLAITMILMAASTLSIGLIPGFAAIGITAQILLLSARLVQGFSTGGEYAGAMTYITETTPDKKRSFMASGLEVGTLVGFIAGAGLVTLLTFMLGSEAMTAWGWRIPFFIAAPLGIIGFYFRNHLGETPAFEAMNESIEEKKNESVTLKEIFAGHWRALLTCTAIVIFYNVMSYTVLTYMPSYMSEELGYSEGKGLLMLVLVMIVMIPMVLAMGHLSDKFGRNRILKAGLIGAVVLSIPAFMLVRSGSTMGAFLGLLILGLLLTTMQGSLPATLPSLFYTKVRYGALAITYNTATSLFGGTTPLLVAWLVSVTGNNMVPAYYLMGMCLFGIIVVTLFVRETAGRSLRGSAPVVEHQSEVKEVLKNPERAYWWKNEGRARKGALGKGLLAGLLNKH; encoded by the coding sequence ATGGCGAAGAAGTCCATGATGGGGACATCCATCGGGAATGCGATGGAGTGGTTTGATTTTGGTATCTATTCATTTTTGGCAGTTACGATGGGCAGGGTGTTTTTTCCGGAGATTGACCCATCTTTTCAATTAATATACGCGTTTGCCACGTTTGCGGTGGCATTTATTGCTCGTCCGCTCGGCGGTATGTTCTTCGGGATGCTTGGTGACCGGATAGGCAGGAAGAATGTGCTGGCCATTACGATGATCCTGATGGCGGCTTCCACGCTCAGCATCGGCTTGATCCCGGGCTTTGCAGCGATTGGGATCACAGCTCAAATTTTACTATTATCAGCAAGGCTTGTGCAAGGTTTTTCAACCGGCGGGGAATATGCCGGGGCTATGACCTACATAACCGAAACAACTCCTGATAAAAAACGCAGCTTCATGGCCAGCGGCCTTGAGGTTGGAACACTGGTCGGCTTTATTGCCGGCGCCGGCCTTGTTACGCTGCTGACCTTTATGCTTGGCAGCGAGGCGATGACGGCATGGGGCTGGAGAATTCCGTTCTTCATTGCCGCTCCGCTTGGAATCATCGGCTTCTATTTCCGTAATCATTTAGGTGAAACGCCGGCTTTTGAGGCGATGAATGAATCGATTGAAGAGAAAAAGAATGAAAGTGTTACGCTAAAAGAGATTTTTGCCGGACATTGGAGAGCATTATTGACTTGTACGGCGATTGTTATTTTCTACAATGTTATGAGTTATACCGTTCTGACTTATATGCCGTCTTATATGTCAGAAGAGCTCGGGTACAGTGAAGGGAAAGGGCTCCTGATGCTTGTTCTTGTGATGATCGTCATGATCCCGATGGTATTGGCAATGGGGCATTTGAGCGACAAATTCGGACGGAACCGCATTCTGAAAGCCGGCCTGATTGGCGCGGTTGTCCTGAGCATCCCTGCTTTCATGCTCGTCCGATCGGGCAGCACCATGGGCGCTTTCCTTGGATTGCTGATCCTCGGCCTGCTGCTGACGACTATGCAGGGCTCACTGCCGGCAACACTCCCGTCGTTATTTTATACGAAAGTGCGCTACGGGGCACTGGCAATCACGTATAATACAGCAACGTCGCTGTTCGGAGGCACAACACCGCTGCTGGTCGCATGGCTGGTGAGCGTAACCGGCAATAATATGGTGCCAGCTTATTACCTGATGGGCATGTGCCTGTTCGGCATCATTGTGGTCACCCTGTTTGTCAGGGAGACGGCAGGAAGATCGCTTCGCGGTTCTGCACCGGTTGTTGAGCATCAGAGCGAAGTGAAGGAAGTCCTTAAGAATCCGGAGAGGGCCTACTGGTGGAAGAATGAAGGAAGAGCCAGGAAAGGCGCTTTGGGTAAAGGGTTATTGGCTGGATTGTTGAATAAGCATTAA
- a CDS encoding ABC transporter ATP-binding protein: MNHKAISVRGLTKSFKDKEVLKGVEFEVRRGEIFALLGSNGAGKTTTVNILSTLLKADDGKAVIGGFDVQRQPEHVRQSISLTGQFAAIDGMLTGRENLMMIAKLRGVSNPAEVSDNLLSRFSLTEAASRRAEKYSGGMKRRLDLAMSLIGKPEVIFLDEPTTGLDPEARIEVWNIVKELAGNGTTILLTTQYLEEAEQLADRIAILHDGKIITTGTLVELKEMFPQAKVEYIEKQPTLEEIFLAIIGKKGGDGNEK, translated from the coding sequence ATGAACCATAAAGCGATTTCTGTAAGAGGGTTAACAAAATCCTTCAAAGACAAGGAAGTTTTAAAGGGGGTGGAATTTGAGGTGAGGCGCGGCGAGATCTTTGCATTGTTGGGTTCCAATGGGGCGGGCAAAACAACTACTGTAAATATTCTCTCGACGTTATTGAAGGCAGATGATGGTAAAGCAGTTATTGGTGGTTTTGATGTTCAGCGCCAGCCGGAGCACGTCCGCCAGAGTATCAGTCTGACCGGGCAGTTCGCCGCAATAGACGGCATGCTGACCGGGCGGGAAAATTTAATGATGATTGCCAAGCTCCGGGGAGTATCCAATCCAGCTGAAGTCTCCGACAATCTGCTTTCCCGATTCAGTCTGACAGAAGCGGCCAGCCGCCGGGCAGAAAAGTATTCAGGCGGGATGAAGCGCCGGCTCGATCTCGCCATGAGCCTGATTGGGAAGCCAGAAGTCATTTTTCTCGACGAACCTACCACAGGGCTTGATCCTGAAGCCCGGATTGAAGTCTGGAATATTGTCAAAGAGCTAGCCGGCAATGGTACGACTATATTACTGACGACCCAGTACCTGGAGGAAGCCGAACAGCTGGCCGACCGCATTGCCATCCTGCATGACGGGAAGATCATCACCACGGGCACCCTTGTTGAACTCAAGGAGATGTTTCCGCAGGCAAAAGTAGAATACATTGAGAAGCAGCCGACATTAGAGGAGATATTCCTTGCAATTATCGGCAAAAAAGGAGGAGATGGAAATGAAAAATAA